The Mus caroli chromosome 1, CAROLI_EIJ_v1.1, whole genome shotgun sequence genome has a window encoding:
- the LOC110286723 gene encoding transmembrane epididymal protein 1A-like, with product MGGFEGHLFPGLSLFLYGLYHATLLSRAVICNSPVQYPPHRPWSKGRWARLRQMYYIGFLKILSSCILVAQELNSIHWQLVLITKRHHLRNFMYRKQWQHLTLYMSFFLSGCADVISQNLLPKRCVVLEQCAQALSMYLFLPLMVSHMQDTEGVELQLHMLLIQAMFLLALVGTIELWAPNVLLIWMLKAFLYVVTGSWLMQIGFMLYKPISGYKWLDEDKNDIVFATTFFCWHVVSGAFLMISAYGVSILWYHYLGADV from the coding sequence ATGGGAGGGTTTGAAGGTCATCTGTTTCCTGGCCTGTCCTTATTCCTCTATGGACTTTATCATGCGACACTTCTCTCCAGGGCTGTGATATGCAACTCTCCTGTCCAATATCCACCACACCGTCCTTGGAGCAAAGGGAGATGGGCAAGGTTACGGCAAATGTATTACATCGGCTTTCTGAAGATACTGAGTTCTTGCATTTTAGTAGCCCAAGAGTTGAATAGCATTCATTGGCAGTTGGTACTCATCACCAAGAGGCATCACTTGAGAAACTTCATGTACCGCAAACAGTGGCAGCATCTCACTCTCTACATGTCCTTCTTCCTGAGTGGGTGTGCAGATGTGATCAGCCAGAACCTGCTGCCCAAGAGGTGTGTAGTTCTGGAGCAATGTGCCCAAGCGTTGAGCATGTATCTGTTTTTGCCCCTGATGGTGTCTCATATGCAGGACACAGAAGGAGTGGAGCTGCAGCTTCACATGCTGCTCATCCAGGCCATGTTCCTGCTGGCCCTAGTGGGGACTATAGAGCTGTGGGCTCCCAATGTGCTGCTGATCTGGATGCTGAAGGCCTTTCTGTATGTTGTCACCGGCTCCTGGCTGATGCAGATAGGCTTCATGCTGTACAAACCAATCTCTGGCTATAAATGGTTGGATGAGGACAAGAACGACATAGTGTTTGCCACCACTTTCTTCTGCTGGCATGTGGTCTCTGGAGCCTTCTTGATGATCTCGGCCTATGGTGTCTCCATTTTGTGGTATCATTATCTTGGTGCTGATGTGTGA